One segment of Hippopotamus amphibius kiboko isolate mHipAmp2 chromosome 2, mHipAmp2.hap2, whole genome shotgun sequence DNA contains the following:
- the DIPK1B gene encoding divergent protein kinase domain 1B isoform X3, which produces MRRLRRLAHLVLFCPFSKGLQGRLPGLRVKYVFLVWLGVFAGSWLAYVHYSSYAELCRGHVCQAVICDQYHKGIISGSICQDLCHLHQVEWRTCLSSVPGQQANLGDLPSLPALVAQVLLVADFNKDNRVSLAEAKSVWALLQRNEFLLLLSLQEKEHASRLLGYCGDLYVTERVPHRPWPGAALPPLLGPLLPPALHGALHQWLGPAWPWRAKIAIGLLEFVEELFHGAYGTFYMCETTLANVGYTAEYDFRMADLQQVAPEAAVRRFLRGRRCAHGADCTYGHDCRAPCDTLLRQCKGDLVQPNLAKVCELLRDYLLPGAPAGLRAELGRQLRTCTTLSGLASQVEAHHALVLSHLKTLLWKEISNTKYT; this is translated from the exons ATGCGGCGGCTGCGGCGCCTGGCGCACCTGGTGCTCTTCTGCCCCTTCTCCAAGGGCCTGCAG ggccGGCTCCCGGGCCTCAGGGTCAAGTACGTCTTCCTGGTCTGGCTGGGCGTCTTCGCGGGCAGCTGGCTGGCCTACGTGCACTACTCGTCCTACGCGGAGCTCTGCCGCGGGCACGTCTGCCAGGCAGTCATC TGTGACCAGTACCACAAGGGCATTATCTCAGGCTCCATCTGCCAGGACCTGTGCCACCTGCACCAGGTGGAGTGGCGGACCTGCCTCTCCTCCGTCCCCGGCCAGCAG GCGAACCTGGGAGACCTGCCCTCCCTGCCCGCGCTGGTCGCACAGGTCCTGCTCGTGGCCGACTTCAACAAGGACAACAGGGTGTCCCTGGCAGAGGCCAAGTCGGTGTGGGCCCTGCTGCAGCGCAACgagttcctgctgctgctgtccCTGCAGGAGAAGGAGCACGCCTCCCGGCTGCTGGGCTACTGCGGGGACCTGTACGTCACGGAGCGCGTGCCCCACCGCCCCTGGCCTGGGGCCGCGCTCCCGCCCCTGCTGGGCCCGCTGCTGCCGCCCGCCCTGCACGGGGCCCTGCACCAGTGGCTGGGGCCCGCGTGGCCCTGGCGCGCCAAGATCGCCATCGGCTTGCTGGAGTTCGTGGAGGAGCTCTTCCACGGCGCCTACGGGACCTTCTACATGTGCGAGACCACGCTGGCCAACGTGGGCTACACGGCCGAGTACGACTTCAGGATGGCCGACCTGCAGCAGGTGGCGCCCGAGGCCGCCGTGCGCCGCTTCCTGCGGGGCCGCCGCTGCGCGCACGGCGCGGACTGCACCTACGGGCACGACTGCAGGGCGCCCTGCGACACGCTCCTGCGGCAGTGCAAGGGCGACCTGGTGCAGCCCAACCTGGCCAAGGTGTGCGAGCTGCTGCGGGACTACCTGCTGCCCGGCGCCCCCGCCGGCCTGCGCGCCGAGCTGGGCCGCCAGCTGCGCACGTGCACCACGCTGAGCGGGCTGGCCAGCCAGGTGGAGGCGCACCACGCGCTGGTGCTGAGCCACCTCAAGACCCTGCTCTGGAAGGAGATCTCCAACACCAAGTACACCTGA
- the DIPK1B gene encoding divergent protein kinase domain 1B isoform X2, whose product MRRLRRLAHLVLFCPFSKGLQGRLPGLRVKYVFLVWLGVFAGSWLAYVHYSSYAELCRGHVCQAVICDQYHKGIISGSICQDLCHLHQVEWRTCLSSVPGQQVYSGLWQGKEVTIKCGIEERLSSKAGVDGASRRELVLFDKPTRGTSIKEFREMTLSFLKANLGDLPSLPALVAQVLLVADFNKDNRVSLAEAKSVWALLQRNEFLLLLSLQEKEHASRLLGYCGDLYVTERVPHRPWPGAALPPLLGPLLPPALHGALHQWLGPAWPWRAKIAIGLLEFVEELFHGAYGTFYMCETTLANVGYTAEYDFRMADLQQVAPEAAVRRFLRGRRCAHGADCTYGHDCRAPCDTLLRQCKGDLVQPNLAKVCELLRDYLLPGAPAGLRAELGRQLRTCTTLSGLASQVEAHHALVLSHLKTLLWKEISNTKYT is encoded by the exons ATGCGGCGGCTGCGGCGCCTGGCGCACCTGGTGCTCTTCTGCCCCTTCTCCAAGGGCCTGCAG ggccGGCTCCCGGGCCTCAGGGTCAAGTACGTCTTCCTGGTCTGGCTGGGCGTCTTCGCGGGCAGCTGGCTGGCCTACGTGCACTACTCGTCCTACGCGGAGCTCTGCCGCGGGCACGTCTGCCAGGCAGTCATC TGTGACCAGTACCACAAGGGCATTATCTCAGGCTCCATCTGCCAGGACCTGTGCCACCTGCACCAGGTGGAGTGGCGGACCTGCCTCTCCTCCGTCCCCGGCCAGCAG GTGTACAGCGGGCTCTGGCAGGGCAAGGAGGTGACCATCAAATGTGGCATCGAGGAACGCCTGAGCTCGAAGGCCGGGGTGGACGGGGCCTCCCGGCGGGAGCTGGTGCTGTTCGACAAGCCCACTCGGGGCACCTCGATTAAAGAGTTCCGGGAGATGACCCTCAGCTTTCTCAAG GCGAACCTGGGAGACCTGCCCTCCCTGCCCGCGCTGGTCGCACAGGTCCTGCTCGTGGCCGACTTCAACAAGGACAACAGGGTGTCCCTGGCAGAGGCCAAGTCGGTGTGGGCCCTGCTGCAGCGCAACgagttcctgctgctgctgtccCTGCAGGAGAAGGAGCACGCCTCCCGGCTGCTGGGCTACTGCGGGGACCTGTACGTCACGGAGCGCGTGCCCCACCGCCCCTGGCCTGGGGCCGCGCTCCCGCCCCTGCTGGGCCCGCTGCTGCCGCCCGCCCTGCACGGGGCCCTGCACCAGTGGCTGGGGCCCGCGTGGCCCTGGCGCGCCAAGATCGCCATCGGCTTGCTGGAGTTCGTGGAGGAGCTCTTCCACGGCGCCTACGGGACCTTCTACATGTGCGAGACCACGCTGGCCAACGTGGGCTACACGGCCGAGTACGACTTCAGGATGGCCGACCTGCAGCAGGTGGCGCCCGAGGCCGCCGTGCGCCGCTTCCTGCGGGGCCGCCGCTGCGCGCACGGCGCGGACTGCACCTACGGGCACGACTGCAGGGCGCCCTGCGACACGCTCCTGCGGCAGTGCAAGGGCGACCTGGTGCAGCCCAACCTGGCCAAGGTGTGCGAGCTGCTGCGGGACTACCTGCTGCCCGGCGCCCCCGCCGGCCTGCGCGCCGAGCTGGGCCGCCAGCTGCGCACGTGCACCACGCTGAGCGGGCTGGCCAGCCAGGTGGAGGCGCACCACGCGCTGGTGCTGAGCCACCTCAAGACCCTGCTCTGGAAGGAGATCTCCAACACCAAGTACACCTGA
- the DIPK1B gene encoding divergent protein kinase domain 1B isoform X1, which produces MRRLRRLAHLVLFCPFSKGLQGRLPGLRVKYVFLVWLGVFAGSWLAYVHYSSYAELCRGHVCQAVICDQYHKGIISGSICQDLCHLHQVEWRTCLSSVPGQQVSPAGSGQGQPGAQTPSVQPEGDVRTEHPCGPVQVYSGLWQGKEVTIKCGIEERLSSKAGVDGASRRELVLFDKPTRGTSIKEFREMTLSFLKANLGDLPSLPALVAQVLLVADFNKDNRVSLAEAKSVWALLQRNEFLLLLSLQEKEHASRLLGYCGDLYVTERVPHRPWPGAALPPLLGPLLPPALHGALHQWLGPAWPWRAKIAIGLLEFVEELFHGAYGTFYMCETTLANVGYTAEYDFRMADLQQVAPEAAVRRFLRGRRCAHGADCTYGHDCRAPCDTLLRQCKGDLVQPNLAKVCELLRDYLLPGAPAGLRAELGRQLRTCTTLSGLASQVEAHHALVLSHLKTLLWKEISNTKYT; this is translated from the exons ATGCGGCGGCTGCGGCGCCTGGCGCACCTGGTGCTCTTCTGCCCCTTCTCCAAGGGCCTGCAG ggccGGCTCCCGGGCCTCAGGGTCAAGTACGTCTTCCTGGTCTGGCTGGGCGTCTTCGCGGGCAGCTGGCTGGCCTACGTGCACTACTCGTCCTACGCGGAGCTCTGCCGCGGGCACGTCTGCCAGGCAGTCATC TGTGACCAGTACCACAAGGGCATTATCTCAGGCTCCATCTGCCAGGACCTGTGCCACCTGCACCAGGTGGAGTGGCGGACCTGCCTCTCCTCCGTCCCCGGCCAGCAGGTAAGCCCAGCAGGGTCAGGCCAGGGTCAGCCCGGGGCCCAGACGCCCTCGGTGCAGCCGGAGGGGGACGTCCGCACGGAGCATCCCTGTGGTCCTGTGCAGGTGTACAGCGGGCTCTGGCAGGGCAAGGAGGTGACCATCAAATGTGGCATCGAGGAACGCCTGAGCTCGAAGGCCGGGGTGGACGGGGCCTCCCGGCGGGAGCTGGTGCTGTTCGACAAGCCCACTCGGGGCACCTCGATTAAAGAGTTCCGGGAGATGACCCTCAGCTTTCTCAAG GCGAACCTGGGAGACCTGCCCTCCCTGCCCGCGCTGGTCGCACAGGTCCTGCTCGTGGCCGACTTCAACAAGGACAACAGGGTGTCCCTGGCAGAGGCCAAGTCGGTGTGGGCCCTGCTGCAGCGCAACgagttcctgctgctgctgtccCTGCAGGAGAAGGAGCACGCCTCCCGGCTGCTGGGCTACTGCGGGGACCTGTACGTCACGGAGCGCGTGCCCCACCGCCCCTGGCCTGGGGCCGCGCTCCCGCCCCTGCTGGGCCCGCTGCTGCCGCCCGCCCTGCACGGGGCCCTGCACCAGTGGCTGGGGCCCGCGTGGCCCTGGCGCGCCAAGATCGCCATCGGCTTGCTGGAGTTCGTGGAGGAGCTCTTCCACGGCGCCTACGGGACCTTCTACATGTGCGAGACCACGCTGGCCAACGTGGGCTACACGGCCGAGTACGACTTCAGGATGGCCGACCTGCAGCAGGTGGCGCCCGAGGCCGCCGTGCGCCGCTTCCTGCGGGGCCGCCGCTGCGCGCACGGCGCGGACTGCACCTACGGGCACGACTGCAGGGCGCCCTGCGACACGCTCCTGCGGCAGTGCAAGGGCGACCTGGTGCAGCCCAACCTGGCCAAGGTGTGCGAGCTGCTGCGGGACTACCTGCTGCCCGGCGCCCCCGCCGGCCTGCGCGCCGAGCTGGGCCGCCAGCTGCGCACGTGCACCACGCTGAGCGGGCTGGCCAGCCAGGTGGAGGCGCACCACGCGCTGGTGCTGAGCCACCTCAAGACCCTGCTCTGGAAGGAGATCTCCAACACCAAGTACACCTGA
- the AGPAT2 gene encoding 1-acyl-sn-glycerol-3-phosphate acyltransferase beta, with the protein MALWPWLTAALLLLLLLVQLSRSARFYAKIGLYCALCFVAATVAAAVCLLRHGGRTVENMSIISWFVRTFKYAYGIRFEVKGRQKLEEDRPCVIISNHQSILDMMGLMEILPDRCVQIAKRELLFLGPVGLIMYLGGVLFINRQRASTAMTVISDTGERMVREKLKVWIYPEGTRNDSGDLLPFKKGAFYLAVQAQVPIIPVVYSSFSSFYDYKTKRFTSGTIKVEVLDAIPTTGLTVADIPKLSDTCHQAMRTSFFHISKLPQENGAPAGPDAQPAQ; encoded by the exons ATGGCGCTGTGGCCCTGGCTGACCGccgcgctgctgctgctgctgctgctggtgcagCTGAGCCGCTCGGCCAGGTTCTACGCCAAGATCGGCCTGTACTGCGCGCTCTGCTTCGTGGCCGCCACGGTGGCCGCGGCCGTCTGCCTGCTGCGCCACGGCGGCCGGACGGTGGAGAACATGAG CATCATCAGCTGGTTTGTCCGGACCTTCAAGTACGCGTACGGCATTCGCTTTGAGGTGAAGGGCCGTCAGAAGCTGGAGGAGGACCGCCCCTGTGTCATCATTTCCAACCACCAGAGCATCCTGGACATGATGG GCCTCATGGAGATCCTCCCTGATCGCTGCGTGCAGATTGCCAAGCGGGAGCTGCTCTTCCTGGGGCCCGTGGGCCTGATCATGTACCTGGGGGGTGTCCTCTTCATCAACCGGCAGCGCGCTAGCACGGCCATGACCGTGATCTCTGACACGGGCGAGCGCATGGTCAGGGAGAAG CTCAAAGTGTGGATCTACCCCGAGGGCACGCGGAACGACAGCGGGGATCTGCTGCCTTTCAAGAAAGGTGCCTTCTACCTGGCCGTCCAGGCCCAG GTGCCTATCATCCCCGTGGTTTACTCCAGCTTCTCCTCCTTCTACGACTACAAGACGAAGCGCTTCACCTCAG gaaccATCAAGGTGGAGGTGCTGGACGCCATCCCCACCACGGGCCTCACTGTCGCCGACATCCCGAAGCTCTCGGACACCTGCCACCAGGCCATGCGGACCAGCTTCTTCCACATATCCAAGCTCCCCCAGGAGAATGGGGCCCCCGCAGGGCCCGACGCCCAGCCAGCCCAGTAG
- the EGFL7 gene encoding epidermal growth factor-like protein 7 isoform X4 — protein MWGSQGLFLLCFLVLAAGGIERVYRPGRRVCVLGAPRAAVSESFVQRVYQPFLTTCDGYRACSTYRTLYRTAYRRSPGPAAARPRYACCPGWKRTSGLPGACAAAICQPPCQNGGSCVQPGRCHCPAGWRGDTCQTDVDDCGAAGGGRPQRCISAAGGHWCPCREGHGPSARLPERGAPRVAPHPATEAGARAGPAAQPGLAGPGARAPRPGQPPGPLPATAGPHRLSERADLLPGGAAGLLFLQEGGVTV, from the exons ATGTGGGGCTCCCAGGGGCTGTTTCTGCTCTGCTTCCTGGTGCTGGCGGCTGGCGGCATCGAGCGTGTCTACCGGCCTGG CCGCAGGGTGTGCGTCCTCGGGGCGCCCAGGGCCGCCGTGTCCGAGTCCTTCGTGCAGCGTGTGTACCAGCCCTTCCTCACCACCTGCGACGGGTACCGGGCCTGCAGCACCTACCG GACCCTTTACAGGACTGCCTACCGCCGCAGCCCTGGGCCGGCCGCCGCCCGGCCTCGCTACGCCTGCTGCCCCGGCTGGAAGAGGACCAGCGGGCTGCCCGGGGCCTGCGCAGCAG CAATATGCCAGCCACCGTGCCAGAACGGAGGGAGCTGCGTCCAGCCCGGCCGCTGCCACTGCCCTGCAGGGTGGCGGGGCGACACCTGCCAGACAG ACGTGGATGACTGCGGCGCGGCAGGCGGCGGCCGGCCCCAGCGCTGCATCAGCGCCGCGGGCGGTCACTGGTGTCCGTGTCGGGAGGGACACGGCCCGTCTGCCCGCCTGCCCGAGAGAGGCGCCCCCAGGGTGGCCCCGCACCCCGCGACAG AAGCTGGAGCTCGTGCTGGCCCCGCTGCACAGCCTGGCCTCGCGGGCCCTGGAGCACGGGCTCCCCGACCCGGGCAGCCTCCTGGCCCACTCCCTGCAACAGCTGGACCGCATCGACTCTCTGAGCGAGCAGATCTCCTTCCTGGAGGAGCAGCTGGGCTCCT GTTCTTGCAAGAAGGAGGTGTGACCGTCTGA
- the EGFL7 gene encoding epidermal growth factor-like protein 7 isoform X3, whose product MWGSQGLFLLCFLVLAAGGIERVYRPGRRVCVLGAPRAAVSESFVQRVYQPFLTTCDGYRACSTYRTLYRTAYRRSPGPAAARPRYACCPGWKRTSGLPGACAAAICQPPCQNGGSCVQPGRCHCPAGWRGDTCQTDVDDCGAAGGGRPQRCISAAGGHWCPCREGHGPSARLPERGAPRVAPHPATGVDGEVKEEVQRLRSRVDVLEQKLELVLAPLHSLASRALEHGLPDPGSLLAHSLQQLDRIDSLSEQISFLEEQLGSCSCKKEV is encoded by the exons ATGTGGGGCTCCCAGGGGCTGTTTCTGCTCTGCTTCCTGGTGCTGGCGGCTGGCGGCATCGAGCGTGTCTACCGGCCTGG CCGCAGGGTGTGCGTCCTCGGGGCGCCCAGGGCCGCCGTGTCCGAGTCCTTCGTGCAGCGTGTGTACCAGCCCTTCCTCACCACCTGCGACGGGTACCGGGCCTGCAGCACCTACCG GACCCTTTACAGGACTGCCTACCGCCGCAGCCCTGGGCCGGCCGCCGCCCGGCCTCGCTACGCCTGCTGCCCCGGCTGGAAGAGGACCAGCGGGCTGCCCGGGGCCTGCGCAGCAG CAATATGCCAGCCACCGTGCCAGAACGGAGGGAGCTGCGTCCAGCCCGGCCGCTGCCACTGCCCTGCAGGGTGGCGGGGCGACACCTGCCAGACAG ACGTGGATGACTGCGGCGCGGCAGGCGGCGGCCGGCCCCAGCGCTGCATCAGCGCCGCGGGCGGTCACTGGTGTCCGTGTCGGGAGGGACACGGCCCGTCTGCCCGCCTGCCCGAGAGAGGCGCCCCCAGGGTGGCCCCGCACCCCGCGACAG GCGTGGACGGTGAGGTGAAGGAGGAAGTGCAGAGGCTTCGGTCCAGGGTGGATGTGCTGGAGCAG AAGCTGGAGCTCGTGCTGGCCCCGCTGCACAGCCTGGCCTCGCGGGCCCTGGAGCACGGGCTCCCCGACCCGGGCAGCCTCCTGGCCCACTCCCTGCAACAGCTGGACCGCATCGACTCTCTGAGCGAGCAGATCTCCTTCCTGGAGGAGCAGCTGGGCTCCT GTTCTTGCAAGAAGGAGGTGTGA
- the EGFL7 gene encoding epidermal growth factor-like protein 7 isoform X2, which produces MREPRSPGAPEEKAPPPGSAGHVGLPGAVSALLPGAGGWRHRACLPAWPQGVRPRGAQGRRVRVLRAACVPALPHHLRRVPGLQHLPVSTARRREAPSAPRPFTGLPTAAALGRPPPGLATPAAPAGRGPAGCPGPAQQQYASHRARTEGAASSPAAATALQGGGATPARQTWMTAARQAAAGPSAASAPRAVTGVRVGRDTARLPACPREAPPGWPRTPRQKLELVLAPLHSLASRALEHGLPDPGSLLAHSLQQLDRIDSLSEQISFLEEQLGSCSCKKEV; this is translated from the exons ATGAGGGAGCCCCGTTCTCCAG GCGCCCCCGAGGAGAAGGCCCCTCCACCCGGAAGCGCAGGCCATGTGGGGCTCCCAGGGGCTGTTTCTGCTCTGCTTCCTGGTGCTGGCGGCTGGCGGCATCGAGCGTGTCTACCGGCCTGG CCGCAGGGTGTGCGTCCTCGGGGCGCCCAGGGCCGCCGTGTCCGAGTCCTTCGTGCAGCGTGTGTACCAGCCCTTCCTCACCACCTGCGACGGGTACCGGGCCTGCAGCACCTACCGGTGAGCACCGCCCGCCGCCGTGAGGCCCCATCTGCCCCAC GACCCTTTACAGGACTGCCTACCGCCGCAGCCCTGGGCCGGCCGCCGCCCGGCCTCGCTACGCCTGCTGCCCCGGCTGGAAGAGGACCAGCGGGCTGCCCGGGGCCTGCGCAGCAG CAATATGCCAGCCACCGTGCCAGAACGGAGGGAGCTGCGTCCAGCCCGGCCGCTGCCACTGCCCTGCAGGGTGGCGGGGCGACACCTGCCAGACAG ACGTGGATGACTGCGGCGCGGCAGGCGGCGGCCGGCCCCAGCGCTGCATCAGCGCCGCGGGCGGTCACTGGTGTCCGTGTCGGGAGGGACACGGCCCGTCTGCCCGCCTGCCCGAGAGAGGCGCCCCCAGGGTGGCCCCGCACCCCGCGACAG AAGCTGGAGCTCGTGCTGGCCCCGCTGCACAGCCTGGCCTCGCGGGCCCTGGAGCACGGGCTCCCCGACCCGGGCAGCCTCCTGGCCCACTCCCTGCAACAGCTGGACCGCATCGACTCTCTGAGCGAGCAGATCTCCTTCCTGGAGGAGCAGCTGGGCTCCT GTTCTTGCAAGAAGGAGGTGTGA
- the EGFL7 gene encoding epidermal growth factor-like protein 7 isoform X1: protein MWGSQGLFLLCFLVLAAGGIERVYRPGRRVCVLGAPRAAVSESFVQRVYQPFLTTCDGYRACSTYRTLYRTAYRRSPGPAAARPRYACCPGWKRTSGLPGACAAAICQPPCQNGGSCVQPGRCHCPAGWRGDTCQTDVDDCGAAGGGRPQRCISAAGGHWCPCREGHGPSARLPERGAPRVAPHPATGVDGEVKEEVQRLRSRVDVLEQVLWRLGPERPSSPVLWSRPSGGGGTRGLAPCWAGAAGDVWDPRTGGAGDTQGTRTRPSPPTSVPAGTECPAALPQGPWPTTPQQPPSAPASSPDPGSAWAVRPV, encoded by the exons ATGTGGGGCTCCCAGGGGCTGTTTCTGCTCTGCTTCCTGGTGCTGGCGGCTGGCGGCATCGAGCGTGTCTACCGGCCTGG CCGCAGGGTGTGCGTCCTCGGGGCGCCCAGGGCCGCCGTGTCCGAGTCCTTCGTGCAGCGTGTGTACCAGCCCTTCCTCACCACCTGCGACGGGTACCGGGCCTGCAGCACCTACCG GACCCTTTACAGGACTGCCTACCGCCGCAGCCCTGGGCCGGCCGCCGCCCGGCCTCGCTACGCCTGCTGCCCCGGCTGGAAGAGGACCAGCGGGCTGCCCGGGGCCTGCGCAGCAG CAATATGCCAGCCACCGTGCCAGAACGGAGGGAGCTGCGTCCAGCCCGGCCGCTGCCACTGCCCTGCAGGGTGGCGGGGCGACACCTGCCAGACAG ACGTGGATGACTGCGGCGCGGCAGGCGGCGGCCGGCCCCAGCGCTGCATCAGCGCCGCGGGCGGTCACTGGTGTCCGTGTCGGGAGGGACACGGCCCGTCTGCCCGCCTGCCCGAGAGAGGCGCCCCCAGGGTGGCCCCGCACCCCGCGACAG GCGTGGACGGTGAGGTGAAGGAGGAAGTGCAGAGGCTTCGGTCCAGGGTGGATGTGCTGGAGCAGGTACTCTGGCGCCTCGGCCCGGAGCGCCCATCGTCGCCCGTGCTGTGGAGCCGAccctcggggggggggggcacccgTGGCCTGGCGCCCTGCTGGGCAGGGGCAGCGGGCGACGTCTGGGACCCCAGGAcaggaggggccggggacacacAGGGAACCAGAACTAGGCCCAGCCCACCCACCTCCGTCCCTGCGGGGACAGAGTGCCCCGCGGCCTTGCCACAGGGTCCTTGGCCTACGACCCCTCAGCAGCCCCCGTCCGCGCCTGCTAGTTCCCCCGACCCGGGGTCCGCTTGGGCAGTCCGGCCCGTGTGA
- the LOC130846652 gene encoding collagen alpha-1(I) chain-like, with product MAETEAPAGRTGGRPREMPRGGRPGVGPTPGPRRRRWWWPRPGPGPGSTRYGRGGRGGAGSGQSGASGPPRTPRTAGSCGHLRAPAGSAPTALASARQCHPRAPSCRHPHLGQGHPLGLAPSGCQCGLPSSDSYAGRPSSCCDPGTEKPCGGCPAPAPLLGPLCFPGEAPRVGGKATSAGPSSRGPVRPTSIPQGWANTPRVPARGAGVQWEPQIQTYGGRRFGAAPGTRRSPRLLLGWLGVGQTDRLVGHGVGILLVPLAPSGSSPGPPAGAAALPAPASPVVTSTPAVCVVNTHFR from the coding sequence ATGGCCGAGACGGAGGCGCCTGCAGGCAGGACGGGCGGGCGGCCTCGGGAGATGCCTCGAGGCGGCCGGCCAGGGGTAGGGCCCACCCCCGGCCCGAGGAGGCGGCGGTGGTGGTGGCCACGgccgggcccgggcccgggcaGCACCAGGTACGGCAGGGGCGGCCGCGGAGGGGCAGGGAGCGGGCAGAGCGGGGCAAGCGGCCCTCCGCGGACGCCGCGGACGGCGGGCTCCTGCGGGCACCTGCGGGCACCTGCGGGCTCCGCGCCGACGGCTCTGGCCTCCGCTCGCCAGTGCCACCCCCGCGCCCCCTCCTGCCGTCACCCTCACCTTGGCCAAGGGCACCCGCTGGGGCTGGCCCCGTCTGGCTGCCAGTGTGGGCTGCCCAGCTCTGACTCTTACGCTGGGCGGCCCAGCAGCTGCTGTGACCCCGGGACGGAGAAGCCGTGCGGCGGCTGCCCTGCCCCCGCACCCCTCCTGGGCCCGCTCTGCTTTCCCGGTGAAGCCCCTAGGGTTGGCGGCAAGGCCACCTCAGCTGGCCCCTCTTCTCGGGGACCTGTGCGTCCCACGAGCATCCCCCAAGGGTGGGCGAACACCCCGAGGGTGCCAGCGAGGGGCGCCGGGGTGCAGTGGGAACCGCAAATCCAAACCTACGGCGGGAGGAGGTTTGGCGCAGCTCCCGGCACCAGGAGGAGCCCCCGCCTTCTGCTGGGCTGGCTGGGGGTCGGGCAGACAGACCGCTTGGTGGGGCATGGTGTAGGCATTCTGTTGGTCCCCCTCGCACCCTCGGGGAGCAGCCCAGGTCCCCCAGCGGGGGCCGCGGCCCTCCCGGCCCCTGCCTCTCCTGTGGTCACGTCCACCCCAGCAGTCTGCGTGGTGAACACACACTTCAGATGA